A genome region from Anastrepha obliqua isolate idAnaObli1 chromosome 4, idAnaObli1_1.0, whole genome shotgun sequence includes the following:
- the LOC129246024 gene encoding piggyBac transposable element-derived protein 4-like: MYAARPITYSAEMTLDEQLLSFRGRCSFRQYIPNKPAKYGLKVFALVDVHYPYTYNLEIYAGQQPEGPFRLSDERFDIVVRMVQPILNRHIILLWTIGFPL; the protein is encoded by the exons ATGTATGCCGCGCGACCGATTac CTACTCTGCTGAAATGACTTTGGACGAACAACTCTTGTCCTTCAGAGGGCGTTGTTCTTTTCGGCAGTATATTCCAAATAAACCTGCTAAGTATGGACTgaaagtttttgcacttgtagATGTTCATTACCCATACACCTATAACTTAGAAATTTACGCCGGCCAACAACCCGAAGGTCCATTTCGGTTAAGCGACGAGAGATTTGATATCGTGGTGAGAATGGTGcaaccaattttgaatagacATATCATATTACTATGGACAATTGGTTTTCCTCTCTGA